One genomic region from Erythrobacter mangrovi encodes:
- the carB gene encoding carbamoyl-phosphate synthase large subunit → MPKRTDISSILVIGAGPIIIGQACEFDYSGTQAIKALREEGYRVVLVNSNPATIMTDPEMADATYVEPITPEIVAKIIEKERPDALLPTMGGQTALNCALDLERMGVLEKYGVQMIGANADAIDKAENRQRFREAMDKIGLESARSGVANTVDEAFAVLEMTGLPAIIRPSFTLGGTGGGIAYNKAEFEKIVREGLDASPTTEVLIEESLLGWKEYEMEVVRDRKDNAIIICSIENVDPMGVHTGDSITVAPALTLTDKEYQIMRTASIAVLREIGVETGGSNVQFAVNPKDGRLIVIEMNPRVSRSSALASKATGFPIARVAAKLAVGYTLDEIQNEITGATPASFEPTIDYVVTKIPRFAFEKFKGAKAELSTAMKSVGEVMAIGRCFQESVQKALRGLETGLDGFNRVPELEGMPKDQIFASLSQRTPDRILKIAQAFREDLTVEEIQPITGFDPWFLRQIESIIYEEKMIGHNGLPRDATEMRRLKAMGFSDKRLATLAVRSVGVAGGLGETQAKRSGLLHDALRAMAGATSEQEVRDLRHKLGVLPVYKRIDSCAAEFEAVTPYMYSTYEAPTFGEPEDEAQPSDRRKVVILGGGPNRIGQGIEFDYCCVHACFALSEAGFETIMVNCNPETVSTDYDTSDRLYFEPLTEEDVLEILRVEMSKGELVGVIVQFGGQTPLKLAAALEREGIPILGTSPDAIDLAEDRERFAKLVAKLKLKQPENGIARSRDEAVAVARSIGYPVLLRPSYVLGGRAMEIVDSEAQLDDYINTAVNVSGDSPVLVDQYLRDAIECDVDVVSDGSEVRIAGVMQHIEEAGVHSGDSACTLPPYSLPDEIVAEMERQGVALAKALQVRGLMNVQFAVKDGEVYLIEVNPRASRTVPFVAKAIGRPIAKIAARVMAGEDLRSFEPFDIRPKHMAVKEAVFPFSRFPGSDPVLSPEMKSTGEVMGIDYGFPAAFLKSQLGVGMTLPQQGTLFVSVKDSDKEIIVPAVKTLLDHGFKVIATGGTQRFLEAKGLDVERVNKVAEGRPHIVDAIIDGEVALIFNTTEGWQSLLDSQSIRASALEKKLPYYTTATACLAVARSIAEVSPSQLEVRSLQDYYS, encoded by the coding sequence ATGCCCAAACGCACTGACATCTCCTCGATCCTCGTCATCGGCGCCGGGCCGATCATCATCGGCCAGGCTTGCGAGTTCGACTATTCGGGCACGCAGGCGATCAAGGCGCTGCGCGAGGAGGGTTACCGGGTCGTCCTGGTCAATTCCAACCCCGCCACGATCATGACCGATCCGGAAATGGCCGACGCCACCTATGTCGAGCCGATCACACCCGAGATCGTCGCGAAGATCATCGAGAAGGAGCGCCCTGACGCGTTGCTGCCGACCATGGGCGGGCAAACGGCGCTCAACTGCGCGCTCGATCTCGAGCGGATGGGCGTGCTGGAGAAATATGGCGTCCAGATGATCGGCGCCAATGCCGATGCGATCGACAAGGCCGAGAACCGGCAGCGCTTCCGCGAGGCAATGGACAAGATTGGCCTCGAAAGCGCGCGCAGCGGGGTCGCCAACACGGTCGACGAGGCCTTTGCGGTGCTCGAAATGACCGGCCTCCCGGCGATCATTCGTCCGAGCTTTACGCTGGGTGGCACCGGGGGCGGCATCGCCTACAACAAGGCCGAGTTCGAGAAGATCGTCCGCGAAGGTCTCGACGCATCGCCCACCACCGAAGTCCTGATCGAGGAATCGCTCCTCGGTTGGAAGGAATACGAGATGGAGGTGGTTCGCGACCGTAAGGATAACGCGATAATCATCTGCTCGATCGAGAACGTCGATCCGATGGGCGTGCATACCGGTGACTCGATCACGGTGGCGCCGGCGTTGACGCTGACCGACAAAGAATACCAGATCATGCGTACCGCCTCGATCGCGGTATTGCGTGAAATCGGCGTAGAAACAGGTGGTTCGAACGTACAGTTCGCAGTCAATCCGAAGGATGGCCGCCTGATCGTGATCGAAATGAATCCGCGTGTCTCGCGTTCATCGGCGCTGGCGTCCAAGGCCACCGGCTTCCCCATTGCGCGCGTCGCGGCGAAGCTGGCCGTGGGCTATACGCTCGACGAGATCCAGAACGAGATCACCGGCGCGACGCCGGCGAGCTTCGAGCCGACCATCGACTACGTCGTTACCAAGATCCCGCGTTTCGCCTTCGAGAAGTTCAAGGGGGCGAAGGCGGAGCTGTCGACCGCGATGAAGTCGGTCGGCGAGGTCATGGCGATCGGCCGCTGCTTCCAGGAAAGCGTGCAGAAGGCCCTGCGTGGGCTCGAAACCGGACTGGATGGCTTCAATCGCGTGCCCGAGCTCGAAGGCATGCCGAAGGACCAGATCTTTGCCTCGCTCAGCCAGCGCACGCCTGACCGCATCCTCAAGATCGCGCAGGCGTTCCGCGAGGACCTGACCGTCGAGGAAATCCAGCCTATCACCGGCTTCGATCCCTGGTTCCTGCGGCAGATCGAATCGATCATCTACGAAGAGAAGATGATCGGTCACAATGGCTTGCCGCGCGACGCGACCGAGATGCGGCGCCTCAAGGCGATGGGCTTTTCCGACAAGCGCCTGGCCACGCTGGCAGTCCGTTCGGTCGGGGTCGCGGGCGGCCTCGGCGAAACGCAGGCCAAGCGTTCGGGCCTGCTGCACGATGCCCTGCGCGCAATGGCGGGCGCCACGAGCGAGCAGGAAGTGCGCGACCTGCGCCACAAGCTCGGTGTGCTACCGGTCTACAAGCGCATCGACAGCTGCGCGGCCGAGTTCGAAGCAGTGACGCCCTACATGTACTCGACCTACGAGGCGCCGACCTTCGGCGAACCCGAGGATGAGGCGCAACCCAGTGATCGTAGGAAGGTCGTCATCCTGGGAGGCGGCCCAAATCGCATCGGGCAGGGCATCGAGTTCGATTATTGCTGCGTCCATGCCTGCTTCGCCCTGTCCGAAGCCGGCTTCGAAACGATCATGGTCAACTGCAACCCCGAAACGGTTTCGACCGACTACGACACCTCCGACCGCCTCTATTTCGAGCCGTTGACCGAAGAGGACGTGCTCGAAATCCTGCGGGTCGAGATGTCGAAGGGCGAACTCGTCGGCGTCATCGTGCAGTTCGGCGGTCAGACCCCGCTCAAGCTGGCCGCGGCGTTGGAGCGTGAGGGGATCCCGATCCTCGGCACCAGTCCGGATGCGATCGACCTTGCCGAAGATCGCGAACGCTTTGCCAAGTTGGTCGCCAAGCTCAAGCTGAAGCAACCTGAAAACGGCATTGCCCGCAGCCGCGACGAGGCCGTCGCGGTCGCTCGATCCATCGGCTATCCGGTGCTCCTGCGCCCCAGCTATGTCCTTGGCGGCCGTGCGATGGAGATCGTCGACAGCGAGGCGCAGCTCGATGACTACATCAATACGGCGGTCAATGTTTCGGGCGACAGCCCGGTGCTGGTCGACCAATACCTGCGGGACGCGATCGAGTGCGATGTCGATGTGGTTTCGGATGGTTCGGAGGTGCGAATCGCAGGCGTGATGCAGCATATCGAGGAAGCTGGCGTCCATTCGGGCGATAGCGCCTGTACGCTGCCACCCTATAGCCTGCCCGATGAAATCGTTGCCGAAATGGAACGCCAAGGCGTGGCTTTGGCCAAGGCGCTACAGGTCCGTGGTCTCATGAACGTGCAGTTCGCGGTGAAGGACGGGGAGGTCTACCTGATCGAGGTAAACCCGCGCGCAAGCCGCACGGTGCCCTTCGTCGCCAAGGCTATCGGCCGCCCGATTGCCAAGATTGCCGCGCGGGTGATGGCAGGTGAAGACCTGCGCAGCTTCGAGCCTTTCGACATCCGGCCCAAGCATATGGCAGTGAAGGAAGCGGTGTTCCCCTTCAGCCGCTTCCCGGGGTCCGACCCGGTGCTCAGCCCGGAAATGAAGTCGACGGGCGAGGTAATGGGTATCGATTACGGTTTCCCTGCGGCCTTTCTCAAGTCGCAGCTGGGCGTCGGCATGACCCTTCCACAGCAGGGTACGCTGTTCGTCTCGGTCAAGGATAGCGACAAGGAAATCATCGTCCCAGCGGTGAAGACGCTGCTCGATCATGGGTTCAAGGTGATTGCCACCGGCGGCACGCAGCGCTTCCTCGAAGCCAAGGGTCTCGATGTCGAAAGGGTCAACAAGGTCGCGGAAGGCCGCCCGCACATC
- the carA gene encoding glutamine-hydrolyzing carbamoyl-phosphate synthase small subunit, translating to MALSAFSHAQPKGATGVLVFADGTTIWGKGFGATGSAVGEVCFNTAMTGYQEVMTDPSYDSQIVTFTFPHIGNVGANEEDVESRGLGAVGLVVRQEITPQSNFRAQQEFVDWCVAHGKIGLSGIDTRALTRRIRLNGAPNAVIAHSPRGEFDLKALKKQAAGWSGLEGLDLVPSVTRESQEDWRGGHWQLGFGYTEGGAARPHVVAIDYGAKDNIFRNLVKAGAKVTVVPARTSLEDILRLQPDGVFLSNGPGDPAATGEYAVPVIHGLLKRDIPLFGICLGHQMLGLAAGAKTAKMHQGHRGANHPVQRVGGGWSESEGLVEITSMNHGFAIDADTLPPEVEQTHVSLFDGTNCGISIKGKKAFGVQYHPEASPGPQDSFYLFEKFVGMLG from the coding sequence ATGGCCCTGTCCGCATTTTCGCACGCGCAACCTAAAGGCGCGACTGGAGTCCTCGTATTTGCGGACGGGACGACCATTTGGGGGAAAGGCTTCGGCGCCACTGGATCCGCGGTGGGCGAAGTTTGCTTCAACACCGCGATGACGGGGTACCAGGAGGTGATGACCGATCCCTCCTACGACAGCCAGATCGTCACCTTCACCTTCCCGCACATCGGCAACGTCGGCGCGAACGAGGAAGACGTGGAGAGCCGCGGTCTCGGCGCGGTCGGGCTGGTGGTACGGCAGGAGATAACCCCGCAATCGAACTTCCGTGCGCAGCAGGAGTTTGTCGACTGGTGTGTGGCCCATGGCAAGATCGGCCTGTCGGGGATCGATACGCGCGCGCTGACGCGCCGTATTCGCCTCAATGGCGCACCCAATGCGGTCATCGCACACAGTCCGCGCGGCGAATTCGACCTCAAGGCGCTCAAGAAGCAGGCAGCCGGATGGAGCGGATTGGAAGGTCTCGACCTCGTTCCCAGCGTGACCCGTGAGAGCCAAGAAGACTGGCGCGGCGGACACTGGCAGCTTGGTTTCGGTTACACCGAAGGCGGGGCGGCACGTCCACATGTCGTTGCCATCGATTATGGCGCGAAGGACAACATCTTCCGCAACCTCGTGAAGGCGGGGGCGAAGGTCACCGTGGTGCCCGCGCGCACCTCGCTCGAGGATATACTTCGACTACAGCCTGACGGCGTGTTCCTCTCGAATGGTCCGGGCGATCCGGCTGCGACGGGTGAATATGCGGTGCCTGTGATCCACGGTCTGCTTAAACGCGATATCCCGCTATTCGGCATCTGCCTCGGCCACCAGATGCTCGGCCTCGCCGCCGGCGCCAAGACTGCCAAGATGCATCAGGGCCACCGCGGCGCAAACCACCCGGTCCAGCGCGTCGGCGGAGGCTGGAGCGAGAGCGAAGGTCTGGTGGAGATCACCAGCATGAACCACGGCTTCGCGATCGATGCCGATACGCTGCCGCCCGAAGTGGAGCAGACCCACGTCTCGCTGTTCGATGGCACCAATTGCGGCATTTCGATCAAGGGCAAGAAGGCCTTCGGCGTGCAATATCACCCCGAGGCGAGCCCCGGACCGCAGGACAGCTTCTACCTCTTTGAGAAGTTCGTGGGGATGCTGGGGTGA